In Bradyrhizobium sp. 195, the sequence GCCTTGGCGGTGCCGGTCAGACGATCGGTCTCGAACGGGCCCGGCAGCAGGCCGTTGATGGTGACGTTGTTGATCACGGTCTTGCGCGACAGGCCGGCGATGAAACCGGTGAGCCCGGCGCGCGCTCCGTTGGAGAGGCCGAGGATGTCGATCGGCGCCTTCACCGCCGCCGACGTGATGTTGACGATGCGGCCGAACTTGCGCGCCATCATGCCGTCCACGGTCGCCTTGATCAGCTCGATCGGCGTGAGCATGTTGGCGTCGATCGCCTTGATCCAGTCGTCGCGGGTCCAGTTGCGGAAATCGCCGGGCGGCGGGCCGCCGGCATTGTTGATCAGGATGTCGGGCTCGGGGCACGCCTTCAGCACGGCTTCGCGGCCCGCCGGCGTCGTGATGTCGCCGACGATCTCGGTGACCGTCACGCCGGGATAGGCTTTCCGGATCTCATCGGCCGTTTTCTTCAGCGCCTCGGCGCCGCGCGCGGTCAGCGTGACGTGAACGCCGGCCTCCGCCAGCGAGATGGCGCAGGCGCGGCCGAGGCCTTTGCTGGATGCGCAGATGATGGCGCGGCGACCTTTGATCCCAAGATCCACTGTTTCACTCCCGTAATGTCAGGCAGGTTTTGGATAGCGGCACTCTAGCCAATCGTGGCGCCGCTGATAAGGGACGGGCTCGCACCAAAATGCATGCGCCGGGCGCTAGCGATGCAAATGCGCAGGCATGATCCGGACCCGAAGGGCGCGTTAGCGAAAAGTGTGCGGCGGTTTTCCCTCGCGACAAACGCGGAACGCGTTTGCGCGGAGATCATGCCCAAACAAAAGGGCGCGATCTTATCGCGCTTCAGATCCGCCGTTCCTGCTTGAGGCGGTCGATCGCGGAGGCTGCTTCCGGCGGCAGCGACTTGAAGCCCATCTGCCCTGCCGTCGAGAACAGCGGCCGCAGATGCGAGCCGGCGAGAAACGGCGGCTGGCGATTGGCTGGCACGATCTGGTCGAAGACCAGGACCAGCGTGGTGGCGACGAGCCCGACCCTGATGGCGCCGAGCGCGGCGCCGCCGAGCCGGTCGCCGATGCCGGCCTCGCCGATGGTGTCGTTCAGCGCGACGCGGCCGATATGCCCGAACAGCATGCCGACCACGACGAAGATGCCGAAGAACCAGATCCAGTTTTGCAGCTGCGGTGAATTCGGGTTGCCTGCAATTTGCGGCGCAATCAGCGGCATCAGCGCAACCGCGATCGGCGCGGCGAGCAGATAGGCGAGGATGGTCATGGCGCTGCGCAGCAGACCGGTCCTGAAACCGAATCCGACCGCGATGGCGAGCGCGGCATAGACAGCGAGATCGAAACTGTTCATCAGCAAACCCTGCCTCGATGGAACGAATGAACGCCGAACCGATCATTCGGTTTCAGATCGATAAAATCGTCTGTATTCGTGCTCCAAAGGCTCAGGGTTGCGTCCAGGACATCGTGAAGGAAATCGTCAAGTAAACGGTGATGCCAGACCTAGCCGGCGTCAGTAAAGAAACCATCCTTGCTGCGCGCCTCGAAGGCGTCGCGGCGGCTGATAGCCGATGCGGCCGTTCAATCCTTTCTGCGGCACAGTATCGAAGGCCCAGTTGGCCGCGCTGTATGGCAAAGCGAGTCCGAACGGCGTGATGATCCGCCAATTGTCGTTCCGTCCGCCCGCATCGAGCAGCGCGACCGACGTCGCCGCATCCTCCGACAACCGGCCCGCGACCGTGCAGCCGCCCGAGCCCGCGCCCACGACGACGAAATCGAATGTGTCAGCCAATGTTGTTTCCCCCTGCATTTTCTTTTCGTCATTGCGAGCGCAGCGAAGCAATCCGGAATCCGTCCGCGGTGACAGTTCGGATTGCTTCGCTGCGCTCGCAATGACGGTGGTCGACGATCTACGACATGAACCGCATCAACTTCTCCAGCCGCGCGATCTTGCCGCCTTCGCCGGTTGCAGGATCTTTGCGCCGCGCTGGGCCGCATCCGCGACCAGGCCTTCGAGACGCGCATAATGCCGGTCCGAGATGATCGAGGTGTAGTCCTTGTTGGCGGGATCGGTGCCGAACATGCGCCGCATCTGGGCACGCACTTTTTCGGCGAAGACCTGCAACGAGCGCTCCGGCACCAGCACGTAATCAGGCGCGATGCAGGTCTGCCCGGCATTGAGCAGCTTGCCATAGGCGATGCGCTCGGCGACTTCCTCGAGGTCGGCGGAGGCGTCGATGATGGCAGGCGACTTGCCGCCGAGCTCGAGCGTGACAGGCGTCAGGTTGCGCCCCGCGGCCTCCGCGACCAGCCGCCCGACCCGGGTCGAGCCGGTGAACACGAGGTGATCGAACGGCAGGCGCGCAAAGGCCTCTGCGATCTCCCGTTCGACACTGGTGACCAGCACTTCCGTGGCATCGAACCTCTGCCCGACCGTCTCCCTCAGCAGGCCTGCGAAATGCGGCGTGAGCTCGCTCGGCTTGATGAGGACGCGATTGCCGGCGGCGAGCGCGCCGATCGAGGGCGCGAGGGTGAGCTGGAGCGGATAATTCCAGGGCGCGATGATGCCGACGACGCCGAGCGGCTGCGGCATCAGCCGGTTGCGCGCCGGCAGGAACTGCAGCGCGGTGGCGACCCGCTGCGGCGCCATCCAGCTTTTCAGGTGCTTGGTGGCATGCCGGATCTCGGAGAACAGCAGCATCGTCTCGGCGATGGTGGTCTCGACCGCCGAGCGGTGGCCGAAATCGGCCGAGATCGCCTGCCGGAAACGCTCTTCATTGTCGGCGACAACGCTGCGCAGCCGCGCCAGCCGGTCGAGCCGCTCGGCAAGCCGGCCGGCGCGTCCCGCGATCGCGCGACCATGGCGCGGAGGCCTCCTCGAGCCCCCGCAGCGGGGCGCTCGTCAGGGATTTGTCCACGGGCGATCCTCCCTCAGCCGGCGCTTTGGCCTTAATCTTGTTGCCGCAAGCTGGTCCTTTGTGGAACTTCTGGCAAGGGCACAGGAAATCGGTCCATTCGCCTGTCATAAACTCGAAAAAAACGTTCCCGCAGCCCTTTCCAAAGGCAGCTTGGGTTGGTACATACGCCCCGCACCCGACGGGCTTTGCCCGGGGTTGCCTTCCAAGGAAGCCTTTGGGACGGAAGAGGAAAGCCACGCGAACAGCGCCGGCCTCAACCGACCGTCCCCGGGATCTGACTGAAGGCGTGCAAGTGTTTAACGCGGGGTGGAGCAGCCCGGTAGCTCGTCAGGCTCATAACCTGAAGGTCATAGGTTCAAATCCTATCCCCGCAACCAAATTCGGATCGACCGGATCTGATATGAAAATGGCCCGCATGATGCGGGCCATTTTTGTTTTGTGATCGTGCGTGCAGCGCCCCGCGCAGAGCATGACGGGCCAGCGCTCCACGGGCGTGCATGCCGCGCGCGAGTGCTTGTTCGGCCGAAACAGCACGGCATGATTGAAGGAACCCGGTATCGATCCGCGCGTCGTCATTGTTGCCCGCGCCATCCGGCGCTCGCTTTCCGGCTGTCTGTCATTCGGAAAGGCTGGTCCAATGAAGTTTAGGGATTTCGACGCCGCCGATGTGCAGGCGGAGGAAGCGGGGATTTTCATCCGTTGGGCCGGTTCGGGACCGGCGCTTCTTCTGTTGCACGGATTTCCGCAGACGCATCTGATGTGGCGAGACGTTGCGCCGCTGCTCGCTGAGCAATTTACCGTGGTCTGCGCCGACCTTCGCGGATATGGGCGCAGCGCGTGTCCGCCCTCAGGCCCCGACCACGCGCCATATTCGAAACGGACGATGGCAAAGGACATGGCGTCCATCATGACGAAGCTTGGCTTCGACCGCTTCTCGGTTGCCGGCCATGATCGCGGTGGCCGTGTCGCCTATCGGCTCGCGCTCGACCATGGCGACCGCGTGGAGCGGCTCGCCGTCCTCGACGTCGTTCCGATCGCCGATGCCTGGGAGCGCGCCGACAAGAAACTGGCGGTCGGCTATTGGCCCTGGTCGTTGCTTGCGCAGCCTGAACCTCTCCCTGAGCGGCTGTTGTCCGCAGCTCCCGACGCCGTCGTCGACAATGCCCTCCATGGCTGGGGGTCGGCAGCAGGTAGCTTCAGTCCGGCGGTCCGCGCGGCCTATGTCGAGGCGCTGCGCGATGAGGCGCATGTTCACGCGATCTGCGAGGAATATCGCGCGGCGGCGACGATCGATCACGAGCACGATCTGGCGGATCGCAATTCCGGCCGCCTAATTGATTGCCCTGTCCTGGTCCTCTGGAGTGGCCGCGGCCCGTTGAACGCGTGGTACGCGAGCGAGGGCGGCCCCTTGGGGCTGTGGCGGACCTGGGCCGACGACGTGCAAGGAAAGCCGCTCGATGGAGGACACTTCTTCCCCGAGGAGTTTCCGCGGCAGACTGCAGACGAATTGGCCCGGTTTTTCGGCAGGCGGTAGCAGTGATGAACTGCCCGCCGTGGGCCGCCGCGGCGGTCAGCGCAGACCGAGGCCTCGCTGCCAGCGCCTCGAAGCGGACGCCAACATCGTTAGCATCCGCTTCTCCGAGCTTGGCGGATGATCAGGATCTGTGCGGGCAGACCATCGTCAAGTTGAGCAGCGTCGGCTTGTCCGAGCCCTTCTTGTACTCCCACTCCAGCCGGATTTCGTGCCGGTGGGCATAGGCATCGCTGGCCGCGTGGGTGATGATCTTCGTCTTCATCGGGATCGGCGGCTCGCTGTTGAAGCACTTCCGGACGCAGGCATCGAGCAGATCGCATCGCGTCAGCGGGAGGACGCCGGGCTCGTCCCTGGACAGCGGGACCGTGTTCGGCTGGGTGCTGAGGTCGAGACGAGCCCGGCCCTTCTCCTTGTGCCAATATTTGGCGCTTCCCTGCGGCCACGTCGAAGGCGGGTTTAGGATCAGGTGGTACTGGCCGTATTCCAGGGTCGGCAGGTCGATGTCTTCAGATGCCTTGAGCTTGGCAACGCTCTTCTTCATGTTTGCCAGCGGATAGTAATTGGCGTTCATCAAATCTCGAAATGCCTTGCCGCTATATACCAGTCCGGCCATCGCCTCTTTCCTCGATATGTCTGTTTGTCAAAAACTGTAGCGTCTGGCCGCAAATACGCCACGCGGTGGCCGACCACACAATTTGTTGTGTGCGGGCACGCTACCACCCACGCCTGTATTTCGTCCAGAGAGCCGCTGTCCGGTGACATCGCGTATCCCGCAAGCCCAATTGCCATGCATCTCCCCATGGGTAATGTACGCCGAACGTCTCGCGGGTGTTGGTGCGAGGACTGCAGAGGCAGTTGTTTGAAGGCGCTGGAATGCATTGCTTCGCATGTCAGTCGGCGATCGGTCCGGGCGACAGCTGGTGCTCCAAATGCGGAGCGGCCGTCCGTCAACGCGTCGATCCCGACAGCGAACGACGGTTCGTGACAATACTGCGCGCCGACGTCGTCGACTCCACGGGTCTCGTTGCCGAGCTGGAGCCGGAGGCGGCGGTGTCGCGACTCGAGCCGGCGCTTGCGGCCATGCGAGGCGCGGTGCGCCAGTTCGGCGGCATCGTCAGCAAGGAGCTGGGCGACGGGTTGGCCGCGGTGTTCGGGGCCCCGATCGCCGACGACAATCATGCGCCGCTGGCCTGCCACGCGGCCATCGAGCTTGTCCGGCGCGTTGGCAGCCTGGGCGATCCAGGACTTCAGGTCCGGGTCGGCCTCCACTCCGGCCATGTAGTGGCCTACATGGTCTCCAGCGAATTTTCCAAGGTCTACGAGATCGGCGGCGCCGCTCAGCATCTGGCCGCAAGGCTGGAAGCGGCGGCCGAAGCGAACCAGATTTGCGTCTCCGAGGCCTGTCAGCAACTCGCGGACGGCCACGTCCGTTTCGAGTTCCTGGGCCGCAAGGCGCTCCGCGGTTTTGCCGAGCCGATGCCGGTGTACCGGGTCATGGGCGCGAGCGATCTGTCGAGCTGGCGGGTCCGGCGCGCGCGCAGTGTTTCCCGGTTCGTCGACCGCACGACAGAGCGGGCCTTGTTGCGGCGCGCAGCGGAGAGGGTCAGCGGCAGCCGGCAGACGGTTCTTCTGACGGGTGACGCTGGTATTGGCAAGTCGCGGCTGGCGCATGAGTTCGCGCAGGATCTTCGGGCCGGCGGCTGGCGGCTGGTCGATGCCGAGTGCAGCCCGAATCTCCAGGGTGCACCGTACAGCACCCTCAAGCGCCTGTTGCAGTCGATCCTCGATGGGGCTGCGAGAGATCAAGCCAGGAACGACGACCCTAGAGACGCGATGCCGTGGGTGCAGCAGCGGGCGATCGACGCGGTCCTGGACCTGCCTGTTTCCGATCCACAATGGGACGAATTGGAGCCTCACGCGCGCGGACGCGCGATTTCAGAGGCAAGCTGCGCAATCGTCGAAAGCATCACCCGTCACCAGCCTACGATCCTTCTGATCGAAGATCTGCATTGGATCGATCGGGCCAGCGATACGGTTGTGGCCACTCTTTCCGCGCTGCAAAGCCCCGGTTTGCTCGTGCTTCTGACGACGCGGCCCAATGGGATACCGGTCTGGATCGCGCGCTGCCACGCAGAGATCGTGGCGATGCAGCCGCTCGACGACGATTCGGGCCTGGCCATGCTCGCCGAAATGCTCGGCCCTGCCACGACGCACGCAGACCTGAAGAACCGGATCATCTCCCATACGGCCAACGTGCCGTTGTTCATCGAGGAGGTCTGCCGCAGTCTGAAGGACAACGGCCTGCTCCTTGGCCAGTGGGGCGACCTTTCCCTTGCACGTCCTGTGGACGAGCTCGGCATCCCCAGCAGTATTCAGGGTGTGATCGCGGCGCGGCTGGATCGCGTGTCACGACAGGAACGCTCGCTTCTCCAGATCGCCGCAGCGCTTGGACCCCGAACAAACCAGGCCATATTGCGGAGAGTCGCAGCCTTGCCGGAAGACGTCTTGCAGGATTGCCTCACCGCGCTCGATCGGGCCGAACTGCTCGTCAGGATCGACAGTGAGTTGGAAGATTCGCTCGAATTTCGGCACGAAATGGTCAGGCAGGTGACCTACGATTCGATGGTCGAAAAGGTGCGCGAAAGCATCCACACCAACATACTCGCAGCTCTCGAGGACGATGAGGCATGGTCCGATGGCCCGGACGCGCTCTGCTATCACGCGACGCGGGCGAAGGATTGGCAGAAGGCGTTTCACCATGGCCGGAGCGCCGCTCGAAAATGTCTGGCCCGCTCAGCCTATGCCGACGCGGTCGATTATTTCGAGATCGCGATGGGATCTCTCGACAAGACCCCCGTGACGGACGCGCGAGAGGCGGACGCCATCGACCTTCGGATGGAGGCGCGTTTGGCCTTCGCCGGATCCGGTCGCGTCGCCGAGGCCCTGGATCTGGGTAGGGAGGCCGAACGGCGAGCCGATGCGATCAATGACATTGGACGCAAGGTCGCCGCCATGACGATGAGGGCGGGCGCGCAGAACTTCTATGGAACGCCGGTCGAAGCTGTTGTGATCGGCGAAGACGTCGTGCATCTGGCAGAAAACTCGGGCAATCCCGGCTGGCGTAGTCTAGCGCAATATAGTCTCGGACAGGCCTATTTTCTTTCCGGCCGCTACCAAAGCGCTGGGAAGATGCTGGCCACGGCCCGCGTCCATCTTGCGGGTTCGGCGGCGAGTGCCCCGATCGGTACGACCCCCCGATCTCTTCTCCTGCTTTGCTGCATGATGAACAGCATCACCCACACCGTCATGGGTGAGCTCGATGCTGCCGAGCAGCTCCAGCGCGAGGCTTTCGCCATCGCCGAGGAGACAAGCCGTCCCTACGACCGCGTCGCCGCCGCCTACAGCGGCGGCTGGCTGAAGCTCGGCCGCAACGATCCGGCGGCGGGCGCCGCGATCCTCGAAGACGGCTTTGTTCTTGCGCAGAAGCACGGCATCCGCCTGTTCGTGCCGGTGCTCGGCTGCCACCTCGGCAACGCCTATCTGGAGCAGGGATTGTTCGACCGGGCGCGCGGCATGCTGGCTGAGGCGCGCGAGGAGGCGAAGGCGGTCGGCTATACCTCGGCGGTGCTGCGCAGCTCGATCTACCTTGCGCTCGCGACCTCCCGCCTCGGCGACTTCAGGGCCGCGCAGAACATGCTGCGCGAGGCCCGCGATACGGCGCGGCAGCAGGGATTTTCGGGCCTCGAGGCCGAGGCCCTGTTCGGGGAGGCCGTGGTGACGCCTCCCTCGCGCGAGGCGAACAAGGCTGCGATCCTTGCCGCTCTGCGCGCGACGATTGCGATCGCCTCCGAAAGCGGCGCGCAGCCGCTCCAGAGCAAGGCCGAGGCGATGCTGGCCGGGATGCTGGCGCGAGGCGGCGAGCTGACCTGACTCTGCCCCGCGAGGGTCAGCGATGACATCGCCCGGCCGATATCGGCCTCACTTCACCAGCGGACAGCCGCCATCCTTCAGTGGCCGAAACGCCTGGTCGGCGGGCACCTCGGCGAGCAGCTTGTAGTAATCCCACGGCCCCTTCGATTCCTCCGGCTTCTTCACCTGGAACAGGTACATGCTGTGCACCATGCGGCCGTCCTCGCGCAGGGTGCCGTTGTCGGTGAAGGCGTCGCGCACCGGCAGTTCGCGCATCTTCGCCATCACCGTCTTGGTGTCCCTGGTGCCGGCAGCCTGCACGGCCTTGAGATAGTGCAGCGTCGCGCTGTAGGTCGCCGCCTGGTTCATGGTCGGCATCCGCTTGACGCGCTCGAGGAAGCGCTTGCCGAAGGCGCGGGTCTTGTCGTTGAGATCCCAGTAATAGGCCTCGGTGATGATCAGGCCTTGCGCGAGCTTCAGGCCCAGGCTGTGCACGTCGGAGATGAACATCACGATCGCGGCCAGGTTCTGGCCACCGGCGACGATGCCGAACTCGCCGGCCTGCTTGATCGCGTTAATGGTGTCGCCGCCGCCGTTGGCGAGGCCAATGATCTTGGCCTTGGAGGCCTGGGCCTGGAGCAGGAACGAGGAGAAATCCGCCGTGTTGAGCGGATGCTTGACGCTGCCCAGCACCTTGCCGCCCGCAGCCTTCACGACGTCGCCGGTGTCGCGCTCGACCGAATGGCCGAACACATAGTCCGCGGTGAGGAAGAACCAGGTGTCGCCGCCGTTCTTGACGATGGCGCTGCCGACGGTGTGGGCGTTGGCGTAGGTGTCGTAGGTCCAATGCGCGGTGTAGGGCGAGCAGGATTTTCCCGTGATGTCGGAGCTGGCCGCATCCGTCACGATCATGATCTTCTCGTATTGCTTCGACAACTCCATCACGGCAAGCGCGGTCGCTGACGTCGGAAGGTCGATGATCATATCGACGCCCTCGGTCTCCCACCATTTGCGGGCGATGGTGGAGGCGACGTCGGGCTTGTTGAGCACGTCGGCCGAGACCATGTCGATCGGCTTGCCGAACATCTGGCCGCCGAAGTCCTCGATCGCCATTTTGGTCGCCTCGACATTCCCCATGCCGCCAATGTCGGAATAGACCGAGGAGAAGTCCGAGAGGACGCCGATCTTGAGCGGCGCCTGCTGGGCGGAAGCGGGGATGATCAGGGCAGCCGACAGCAAGCCGGCCGCAGACGCGAGTGCTGCGATAGGTCTCATGGATACGTTTCCTCTTGAGCGGGACTATTCTGTCCCTTTGTCCGACAAAGTTAGAGCTCGGTTCCTGAGGAGTCAATTTGTTGCGTACAAGGCCTAATTGTCGCAGTTTGACGCGACGTCGGGCCGGTTCTATGCTTTGTCCGACAATCGCCATTGGAGGCCGATTTGCCTGTCGCGCCGCTCTTCCGACCGATCGATGTCGCGCCGGCCTATCAGAAGGTCGCCGACGCCATCGAACGTGAGATCGTCAACGGCCGCATCAAGCCGGGCGATCCCATCGGCACCGAGCATGATTTGGTCCGCCAGTTCGGCGTCAATCGCTCGACCATCCGCGAGGGCATCCGTGTGCTGGAGGAGGGCGGGCTGATCCGACGCGATTCCTCGCGGCGTCTGCACGCCTGTCTGCCGCGCTACAGCAAGCTCGCTAGCCGTCTCAGCCGCGCGCTGGTTCTGCATGAGGTCACCTTCCGCGAACTCTACGAGGCCTCCATGACACTGGAGGTCGCCGGCATCGAGGGCGCGGTGGAGCGCGCGAGCGACGAGAATCTCGCCGAGCTCGACGATAACCTCGTGCGCAGCGAGGCCGTGGTCGGCGATCCCGCGAGGCTGGCCGAATGCGACGCCGAATTCCACGTTCTGGTCGCCAAGGCCTCGCAGAACCGGGTGCTCCAGCTCGCGCGTGAGCCCGCAGCACAATTGTTCTATCCGACCACCGAGATGATCGTGACCGGTGTCGCCGAAGGCGGTCCGCGCCTCGTCGCGGCGCACCGCCATCTCATCGACGCAATCCGCCGCCGCGACCGCGAGGCCGGCGTGCTCTGGACGCGCCGGCATTTGCAGGACTGGCGCCGCGGCTTCGAGAAGATCGCTTCGCTCGATCGTTCGGTCGAGCACATGTACATGGAGCACGCGCAGGCGGCCCGGCGCAGATAGCGCAAACAAACAAGACGCAAGATATCAAGCAATAAAACGAGCAAACAAAGACATCACACGGAGGGACACATGACCGGCGACACCGCAGCCACCATCTCGAAAGCCCGCGAGCATTCCATCGGCGACCTCCTGCGCCGTTCCGCGGGGCGAGAGCCCAACAAGCTTGCGGTGAGCTGCGGCGACGTGAGCTGGACCTTCGCCGAGATGGACGCGATCTGCAACCGGCTCGGCCGCGGCCTGCTCGGCCTCGGCGTCAAGAAGGGTGACCGCATCGCGGTACTCTCGCGCAATTCGCACGCCTTCGCCGCGCTGCGTTTTGCGGTGGCGCGGATCGGCGCGGTGTTGGTGCCGATCAACTTCATGCTCAATCCGGACGAGATCAGTTTCATCCTGAAGAGCTCCGGGGCAAAATTGCTCGCGACCGGTCCCGATTTCGTCGAGCCCGCACGCGCAGCCAGCGCCAGGGATTGCGCGGTCGAGAAGATGATCTGGCTGCCAGGCGAGGATCCTGCGTCCGCGCCCGCGGGCCTCACCACCTTCGACGATCTCTTGCATGCCGACGGCGCATTCCTGGATGCGTCGGTCGACAGCCGCGATCTGGCTCAGATCGTCTACACCAGCGGCACGGAATCGCTGCCCAAGGGCGCGATGCTGACCCATGAAGCCGTGATGTGGCAGTATGTCAGCTGCATCATCGATGGCGGCATGAGCGTGGAGGACAAATTCCTGCACGCTATGCCGCTTTATCACTGCGCCCAGCTCGACGTCTTCCTGGGGCCGCAAATCTATCTCGGCGCCTCCGGCGTCATCACGGGCAAGCCGACCGCCGACAACATCCTGACGCTGATTCAGGCGCATAAAATCAGCTCCTTCTTCGCGCCACCGACGATCTGGATCGCGATGCTGCGTTCGCCGAACTTCGACAAGACCGATCTATCGACCCTGCAGAAAGGTTATTACGGCGCGTCGATCATGCCGGTGGAGGTGCTGCTCGAGCTTCAGCGCCGCCTGCCCAACGTCAAGTTCTGGAATTTCTACGGCCAGACCGAGATCGCGCCGCTCGCGACCGTGCTGCGGCCGGAGGACCAGCTGCGCAAGGCAGGCTCGGCGGGCAAGCCCGTGCTCAATGTCGAGACGCGCGTGGTCAACACTTCGATGGAGGACGTCAAGGTCGGTGAGGTCGGCGAGATCGTGCACCGCTCGCCGCATCTATTGTCCGGCTATTACAACGATCCCGAGAAGACCGCGGCCGCGTTCTCCGGCGGCTGGTTTCACTCGGGTGATCTCGCCACCGTCGACGAGGAGGGCCACATCACTGTGGTCGATCGCGTCAAGGACATGATCAAGACCGGGGGCGAGAACGTCGCGAGCCGCGAGGTCGAGGAGATGGTCTACCGCATCCCCGCAGTCTCCGAGGTCGCCGTCGTCGGCCTGCCCGATCCGCGCTGGATCGAGGCGGTCACCGCCATCGTCGTCGTCAAGAGCGGTGAAAAGCTGGACGAGGACGCCGTCATCAAGCACTGCGCCGGCCAGATGGCGCACTTCAAGGTGCCCAAGCGCGTCATTTTCGTCGATGCCTTGCCGAAGAATCCGAGCGGCAAGCTGCTCAAGCGCGAGCTGCGCCAGCGATTCGTCGGCGGCGAGACGCTGGACAAGGCGATCCAGAAGAATTTTGGGACGTA encodes:
- a CDS encoding ATP-binding protein, which translates into the protein MHCFACQSAIGPGDSWCSKCGAAVRQRVDPDSERRFVTILRADVVDSTGLVAELEPEAAVSRLEPALAAMRGAVRQFGGIVSKELGDGLAAVFGAPIADDNHAPLACHAAIELVRRVGSLGDPGLQVRVGLHSGHVVAYMVSSEFSKVYEIGGAAQHLAARLEAAAEANQICVSEACQQLADGHVRFEFLGRKALRGFAEPMPVYRVMGASDLSSWRVRRARSVSRFVDRTTERALLRRAAERVSGSRQTVLLTGDAGIGKSRLAHEFAQDLRAGGWRLVDAECSPNLQGAPYSTLKRLLQSILDGAARDQARNDDPRDAMPWVQQRAIDAVLDLPVSDPQWDELEPHARGRAISEASCAIVESITRHQPTILLIEDLHWIDRASDTVVATLSALQSPGLLVLLTTRPNGIPVWIARCHAEIVAMQPLDDDSGLAMLAEMLGPATTHADLKNRIISHTANVPLFIEEVCRSLKDNGLLLGQWGDLSLARPVDELGIPSSIQGVIAARLDRVSRQERSLLQIAAALGPRTNQAILRRVAALPEDVLQDCLTALDRAELLVRIDSELEDSLEFRHEMVRQVTYDSMVEKVRESIHTNILAALEDDEAWSDGPDALCYHATRAKDWQKAFHHGRSAARKCLARSAYADAVDYFEIAMGSLDKTPVTDAREADAIDLRMEARLAFAGSGRVAEALDLGREAERRADAINDIGRKVAAMTMRAGAQNFYGTPVEAVVIGEDVVHLAENSGNPGWRSLAQYSLGQAYFLSGRYQSAGKMLATARVHLAGSAASAPIGTTPRSLLLLCCMMNSITHTVMGELDAAEQLQREAFAIAEETSRPYDRVAAAYSGGWLKLGRNDPAAGAAILEDGFVLAQKHGIRLFVPVLGCHLGNAYLEQGLFDRARGMLAEAREEAKAVGYTSAVLRSSIYLALATSRLGDFRAAQNMLREARDTARQQGFSGLEAEALFGEAVVTPPSREANKAAILAALRATIAIASESGAQPLQSKAEAMLAGMLARGGELT
- a CDS encoding alpha/beta fold hydrolase, with the translated sequence MKFRDFDAADVQAEEAGIFIRWAGSGPALLLLHGFPQTHLMWRDVAPLLAEQFTVVCADLRGYGRSACPPSGPDHAPYSKRTMAKDMASIMTKLGFDRFSVAGHDRGGRVAYRLALDHGDRVERLAVLDVVPIADAWERADKKLAVGYWPWSLLAQPEPLPERLLSAAPDAVVDNALHGWGSAAGSFSPAVRAAYVEALRDEAHVHAICEEYRAAATIDHEHDLADRNSGRLIDCPVLVLWSGRGPLNAWYASEGGPLGLWRTWADDVQGKPLDGGHFFPEEFPRQTADELARFFGRR
- a CDS encoding ABC transporter substrate-binding protein, translated to MRPIAALASAAGLLSAALIIPASAQQAPLKIGVLSDFSSVYSDIGGMGNVEATKMAIEDFGGQMFGKPIDMVSADVLNKPDVASTIARKWWETEGVDMIIDLPTSATALAVMELSKQYEKIMIVTDAASSDITGKSCSPYTAHWTYDTYANAHTVGSAIVKNGGDTWFFLTADYVFGHSVERDTGDVVKAAGGKVLGSVKHPLNTADFSSFLLQAQASKAKIIGLANGGGDTINAIKQAGEFGIVAGGQNLAAIVMFISDVHSLGLKLAQGLIITEAYYWDLNDKTRAFGKRFLERVKRMPTMNQAATYSATLHYLKAVQAAGTRDTKTVMAKMRELPVRDAFTDNGTLREDGRMVHSMYLFQVKKPEESKGPWDYYKLLAEVPADQAFRPLKDGGCPLVK
- a CDS encoding acyl-CoA synthetase, producing MTGDTAATISKAREHSIGDLLRRSAGREPNKLAVSCGDVSWTFAEMDAICNRLGRGLLGLGVKKGDRIAVLSRNSHAFAALRFAVARIGAVLVPINFMLNPDEISFILKSSGAKLLATGPDFVEPARAASARDCAVEKMIWLPGEDPASAPAGLTTFDDLLHADGAFLDASVDSRDLAQIVYTSGTESLPKGAMLTHEAVMWQYVSCIIDGGMSVEDKFLHAMPLYHCAQLDVFLGPQIYLGASGVITGKPTADNILTLIQAHKISSFFAPPTIWIAMLRSPNFDKTDLSTLQKGYYGASIMPVEVLLELQRRLPNVKFWNFYGQTEIAPLATVLRPEDQLRKAGSAGKPVLNVETRVVNTSMEDVKVGEVGEIVHRSPHLLSGYYNDPEKTAAAFSGGWFHSGDLATVDEEGHITVVDRVKDMIKTGGENVASREVEEMVYRIPAVSEVAVVGLPDPRWIEAVTAIVVVKSGEKLDEDAVIKHCAGQMAHFKVPKRVIFVDALPKNPSGKLLKRELRQRFVGGETLDKAIQKNFGT
- a CDS encoding CvpA family protein — protein: MNSFDLAVYAALAIAVGFGFRTGLLRSAMTILAYLLAAPIAVALMPLIAPQIAGNPNSPQLQNWIWFFGIFVVVGMLFGHIGRVALNDTIGEAGIGDRLGGAALGAIRVGLVATTLVLVFDQIVPANRQPPFLAGSHLRPLFSTAGQMGFKSLPPEAASAIDRLKQERRI
- a CDS encoding FadR/GntR family transcriptional regulator produces the protein MPVAPLFRPIDVAPAYQKVADAIEREIVNGRIKPGDPIGTEHDLVRQFGVNRSTIREGIRVLEEGGLIRRDSSRRLHACLPRYSKLASRLSRALVLHEVTFRELYEASMTLEVAGIEGAVERASDENLAELDDNLVRSEAVVGDPARLAECDAEFHVLVAKASQNRVLQLAREPAAQLFYPTTEMIVTGVAEGGPRLVAAHRHLIDAIRRRDREAGVLWTRRHLQDWRRGFEKIASLDRSVEHMYMEHAQAARRR
- a CDS encoding SDR family oxidoreductase — protein: MDLGIKGRRAIICASSKGLGRACAISLAEAGVHVTLTARGAEALKKTADEIRKAYPGVTVTEIVGDITTPAGREAVLKACPEPDILINNAGGPPPGDFRNWTRDDWIKAIDANMLTPIELIKATVDGMMARKFGRIVNITSAAVKAPIDILGLSNGARAGLTGFIAGLSRKTVINNVTINGLLPGPFETDRLTGTAKAEADKRGVSAEQILTERAKLNPAGRFGQPDEFGYACAFLCGAKAGFITGQNILLDGGAFPGTL